A window of Thiocapsa bogorovii genomic DNA:
ACCAGACACCCATCATGACCCGCTTGGCGTGTCCCGGATATTGCTTCTTGATGCTGACGACCGCCAGGCGATACGAGCAGCCCTCGGGGGGCAGATAGAAGTCCTGGATCTCGGGAAACTGTTTCTGCAGGATGGGTACGAAGACCTCGTTCAGAGCCACCCCCAGGATCGCCGGCTCGTCGGGCGGTCGCCCCGTATAGGTGCTGTGATAGATCGGTTCTCGGCGCTGGGTGATGCGCTCGATGGTGAAGACCGGAAACTCGCCGACCTCGTTGTAGTAACCCGTGTGGTCTCCGAAGGGCCCTTCCGGTGCCATGTCGTCCGGGTGGATGTGGCCTTCGAGCACGATCTCGGCGCTGGCCGGGACTTGGAGATCGGATCCTTTGCAGACCGCCAGCTCGGTGCGGCTGCCGCGCAACAATCCGGCAAAGGCATATTCGGACAGGGTGTCCGGGACCGGCGTGACCGCGCCGAGGATGGTCGCCGGGTCGGCGCCGAGCGCGACCGTCACCGGGAAGGGCTTGCCGGGATGGGCGCGTTTCCAGTCGCGGAAATCGAGGGCACCGCCACGGTGGGCGAGCCAGCGCATGATGACCCGGTTGCGCCCGAGCACCTGCATCCGATAGATGCCGAGGTTGTGGCGTGCCTTCTCCGGCCCCTTGGTGATGACCAGGCCCCAGGTGATCAGCCGCGCGGCATCGCCCGGCCAGCAATGCTGTATCGGCAGGCGCGCCAGATCGACTTGATCCCCGTTGAATTCGATCTCCTGGCAGGGGGCGTTGCGCTGTACCTTCGGGGCCATGTCCAGCACCTTTTTGAAGATCGGCAACGACTGCCACGCCTCCTTCATCCCCTTCGGTGGATCGGGCTCCTTGAGAAAGGCGAGCAGCTTGCCGACCTCGCGCAGTGCCTCGACCGATTCTTCACCCATGCCGAGCGCGACCCGTCGGGTCGTCCCGAACAGGTTGCCCAGCAAGGGCATCTTCGACCCCTTCGGTCGCTCGAACAGTAGGGCTGGCCCGCCGGCGCGAAGCGTCCGATCACAGATCTCGGTCACCTCGAGATAGGGATCGACCTCCACCCGGATGCGTTTCAGCTCGCCGCGCTG
This region includes:
- the ubiD gene encoding 4-hydroxy-3-polyprenylbenzoate decarboxylase; amino-acid sequence: MKYRDLRDFIEQLEQRGELKRIRVEVDPYLEVTEICDRTLRAGGPALLFERPKGSKMPLLGNLFGTTRRVALGMGEESVEALREVGKLLAFLKEPDPPKGMKEAWQSLPIFKKVLDMAPKVQRNAPCQEIEFNGDQVDLARLPIQHCWPGDAARLITWGLVITKGPEKARHNLGIYRMQVLGRNRVIMRWLAHRGGALDFRDWKRAHPGKPFPVTVALGADPATILGAVTPVPDTLSEYAFAGLLRGSRTELAVCKGSDLQVPASAEIVLEGHIHPDDMAPEGPFGDHTGYYNEVGEFPVFTIERITQRREPIYHSTYTGRPPDEPAILGVALNEVFVPILQKQFPEIQDFYLPPEGCSYRLAVVSIKKQYPGHAKRVMMGVWSFLRQFMYTKFVIVVDDDVCTRDWTDVIWAMTTRMDPARDTVMIENTPIDYLDFASPVSGLGSKIGFDATNKWPGETTREWGSPILMDEAVRERVDAIWESLGITGPGVATTNQEAGKGRHV